A stretch of DNA from Xyrauchen texanus isolate HMW12.3.18 chromosome 36, RBS_HiC_50CHRs, whole genome shotgun sequence:
TCTAGCAATCACTGCTGTGTCATtaaccttttgtttttcttttacagTGCCCTGCCGCCTCTGCTAGACTCAGACGAGGTAAGTACAATACTCTGAAATGCCAGCAGTGGCTGCTCTTTGAGCTTGTAAAGTAGAGCAGAGAGCGATCAGACTGTCGCGTCACAGTGTTTACCCTCGCTCCCTCTCCTTTGGCCGTTTTCTTTCTGCTTGGAACAAAAGGAGTGTTGAGGTTTTGTCTGTCTAATAAGAGCTCACTTAAGCTTGCGTTGGACATTGTATATTTGAAACCTCTTAAAAGAGATCAGAGATTACACACTACAATACACGCAGGCTTTTTACAGGTTTTTATGTAACCGTATTGAATATTTAGGAGATTTCAGTGTATTCCACAGCCATTCAAATAAAAAACCTTGATACATTTTGCTTAAACTGTAAAAGATAAATTGATTCAGCTCTCTCCCATAACTTTGGTATTGATACATTTTCTCTCCAACAGGAGATCATGACGACGaaatatgaaatgtccaaaaTGGAGTAGGTCTTTAAAGATGTATgtattgtaaatatgtatgtgtaataCAATGCACAATTGCTTTATCCCAAATGATAAGAGCTTTTCATAATTGATGTCTGTAAATATGTGGGACGATGAGGGTAATGCACTAAacaactttttgttttatttttaattgcctgtttgtatttatattttctcagAAAATATGGTGTACGGGTTTCTTAAATAAGTGTATATTGCCTTTTTCtgttgtttatgtatttaaagtacacaaatgtaattaaaacaatAGTTTGTGCATTGTGCTCTTTTATAAATCAGATTTGGAATCAGATGGAAAAACATGtaataaagccttttttttttttttttttttttaaattcgtCAGTATGTTTTCATACAATAAGAGTACATCTGACCTGGAGGTATTTTCAGTAAAAGTGGCCATTAAGTGTCACCTTGCCAGCCTGTGGTTCATTAAGCAGATTGCTTTTCAACtgggatttatatatatatatatatattttttttttttcattccccTGGAACTAGATAAACTGCTTAGCATGGGACATATCTAGCAATGTATGTAGAGTTCAATAATTTATTATAGCTACAAAGAAACAAAGTTATTATTGTTGATATTCTTTAACTTTAAAGACATATTGATTTGACTGCATATTCTGAAGCCTGTACAGTCCACCCATCTTTGTCTGTCGATAGTTATTGATTTCCTCTCAAAGCCACATTCAATAAGTCTGTCATACGGAGTGTCAATTTCACCAACTTGCCAAAACAGTCTGAATATCTGTCCTGTTTTGTCCTTGTTAAATCTGCTCATTATCTGTTAATACATCCACACAGTCCTTCATTAACCCTGCCACTGCGGTGAGCAATAGTAAATATCGCTCCGAGACCTGTTGCTAGGCATTCTGTTAATCTGCAGTTAACGTGCTAATAGCATGATCCCGGAGAATAAGTGCAAATAGTTGACAGCATAGTGGTGGTCAAGAATGGTGCAGTCATAATTACCTGAGCTTAATAGAAATGTTTTGGGGATGAAGTGGGATATTAAATTGCAATTAAAGCACAACATTGAAATATATCATGATTTCCATGAAatccaatataaaataaaatttgccGTAATACAGTGTCCATACTGTATTAAGGGCCTTATATAATGTGTGCTCCCATAATGGGAATTATGCACCAATATAAAATTCGTCCTCCATTTTTGGAGGGTGCATAAACAAACATGTTCAGCATTAGCTGTGCCTGTTGTGCAATTGCCCCAAATGGCAATTCTAATTAGTTAGTCTAATTATTAGTTGGCAattttggcatttaaaaaaagtaatcgcAAGAAAAAACAGAGAATTACTTTGTTTAATAGAGGTTTATTCATGTACACATAATAACagtctaaaaacaaaaacacagagattAGTGCACATTCCGTATTGAATTCACAATTGGGAGGCTGGTGGGCTGTTATTTCAAATGTGTCTATTTTACATAGTTATATCTAGTCAAAGGAATGCTACAAACAGAATGGCAATTAATATAAAACTAAGTGTCTTTATGATATCGGTACTTTGTGACCAACAAGATTATAATTTCAAAGGAGTGTTGTTTATAACAATATAAAATCTCACTAGTAGACAGGCAAAACATTTACAATGATGGAATGGTAGCAAGAACTGCACTGATGATCCTGAATTATTGcttttgatatatattttttaaactatgtGGATTGCATCTCTCACCATGGTGAATCGTGGCGTAAACATGTGATTACTCCATATTTTGGGGGAAGGGGGGCAAAGCTCCTTGCTGAGCGAATCCAATGCAGATCTATTCCTCTTTGTGTGGGGTCACACGTTTCCCGCCTTTTTCTCtggtaaatgataacagaagagattaaatatattacaatatgtttctacatttaacattttaaaataaattaatattcacAAATGTAGTCACCGAGGGTATTTTTGGGTTAttgttcattaaaaataaatagtgaACTTTATAAAACAGAACAGAAACCAATACACAATTCCTTGTGACAGTTCAGTTAAGACAGTTCCTCAGCCTCAAGAACACTTAATTGTTTGTGGTTCCACATTCACATAGAGAAATTGTGTGTAaataaagtgtaatttgaataatttcacaaaataatgTGGCAAAATTTAGAGAGAAACTTCACAACGGCTCAATTAAACTACCTGTACTTTCCTTCGCATTGACTGACACTACAGTGCACAAGTTTTAATTCTTTAAAGGGGTTTACCAATGTCTTTTGACATGTCTACATCACCAGAACATGTTCAAACAGACACAGATGAAGGTGATTAGGACATTAAGAATCAATACAGATTTCCCTGATTCAAAGAAACTTGTCTTTGACAGTAACTGAGATAAATTTCTGCATAACTGCAATCGTTTTCAGGTTGAAAAGGTTTCAGACTATTGTCCAGGATTTCCTTCTTGGCTAACTGTTCAGTGACTGAGAACACAACTGCACGAATGATGGAAGCTGCAACCTCATAGAACATCCTCTTCAAGGTCTCTTGGTCATTTGTTTTGGTGTTCGCTGACCCAGAAATTGACGCTTCACAGTAAGCCCCCCCAGTCTCTAACTTAACACTAGTACTAGTCCTAATTTAGAATCTGCTTTGTCATTTCCATTTTGCTGCAGATCTCTTGAGTCAATTGAGGCTGCACACTCACCGCTTTGGGCAACTGCATTGACAGCATCGAACTTCCCGTCTTGATTGAGGATCTTCCCATCCTTTGGACAAGTTTTGCCACTAGAGTCTATGTTCTCCTGGTTGGTCTCCTCCTCCTTCACATCATTCTGGATTGTTGCATCATGATTGTGTGCCGTGGTGTCCTCTGATGTAGCATCCAAGCATCCATTCTCACCGTTGGCTTTGGGCTCTGTCTGGCATCCACCTTCTGGCACTGAAACGACTGCGTGAGAATTGTCTGATGGTTGACCATGAGGTGTGCTAGTGTGGGATGTCTCCTCTCCATCAGAACTCTTGAGCTCACCTGCCACCTGAGCTTCATTATTACTCTCACTCTGAGCTACCGTCTGCTCCTCTGTTACAGTCTGTGGGACATCAGTTGCCCCAGCTGTATCATCAAGGACGTCCATGTCTTTAGCCTCGTTCTCACCAGTACCATCGCTCTCTTTTGGCATTGTTGTACCCTCCCCCGTGCCCATGCTGGTACTCTTCCCCTTTCGCAGTATGAAGTTCTTCAGCGACACAGCACGGTTGAAGTGAGTCCTTTTTGCCTTGGCTGTCTTGCCTGAGTCTTTACCTGCCTGTGGTTCATCAGTCTGCTCTTGCTCACCTGCTGGTTCCTCCTCTGCTCCACCAGTGTCAGCTGCCCTCTTTGATTTATGAATAACTCGTTTTTTGAAAGAGGTCCAGATCTCATTTGCATGCTGGTCCACAGATTTTGCATGCTGTGTGGTATCAGTTGCTCCTTTCTCCTCCTCACCCTCAGCATTAGTCTTCTCCTGTGTTTCTACATCACTGGACATCTTGACGTCTTCTGTCCCCTGTTCTACCTCGGGGGCATTTTCATCTTTTAGATCCAAAGAGTCTTTATCCTTTGGTTTGTGGATTCCAACAACCGATGAATCTCTCTTCAGACCTTGAAATGTCCATGATCTCTTTAGTTTCCACTTTTTTTGCCCACTGTGCTCAGACTTTGTGATGGAATCCAATGTCCCGGTGTCTCCTGCTCCATCTGAACTTGTTCCCTCTGCCCCTTCAGCATCCTTAGGATcatctgtgttttttttgtgaCTCTTTTGAGCCATAAGTTTCTTAAAAGAGTGCCAGCGTTTCATGTGTTTTGCTTTCTCAGTGTTGGGCTTGTCTGGCTCGTCTGCTGTCTGAGAGGCTTCTGTTTGTTCAGCCACAACTCTGCAGACTTCAGCATCTTCCAGTCTGTCTAGAGATTTTGACCTAACTTTTTTCTCTGTGCTTTTGTGTGAGAAAATTTTAGCGACAGGCTTGCGGATGAAGTCCCTAACACTAGACTTCTCTCCTTGCTTTGGCTTGGCACCAGCTGCCTTTTGCTCTTGGGAAGCATCCTCATTTTCTGATACTTTTTCAATAGTCTGGCCATCAACTGCAGCCTCACTAGGTTCTGCTGGCTGACTAGATGCCTGGTCTATAGAGTCTGCAGTATCCACTTGATCGCTCCTTGTTGTGGCCTTATCCTGCTCCTCGCCAGTAGTATCCTCAGCTTCTGTATGCTgttccttcttcttcttcctcccaTTA
This window harbors:
- the si:ch211-137a8.4 gene encoding LOW QUALITY PROTEIN: uncharacterized abhydrolase domain-containing protein DDB_G0269086 (The sequence of the model RefSeq protein was modified relative to this genomic sequence to represent the inferred CDS: inserted 1 base in 1 codon), whose protein sequence is MAATEANAEPVQADVVETKPEVETTNVESAPAPASTEETQPTTEEIPNTEPPADSKSKQASEKIWDSFLNKSGLGKVMGGXKKKEQHTEAEDTTGEEQDKATTRSDQVDTADSIDQASSQPAEPSEAAVDGQTIEKVSENEDASQEQKAAGAKPKQGEKSSVRDFIRKPVAKIFSHKSTEKKVRSKSLDRLEDAEVCRVVAEQTEASQTADEPDKPNTEKAKHMKRWHSFKKLMAQKSHKKNTDDPKDAEGAEGTSSDGAGDTGTLDSITKSEHSGQKKWKLKRSWTFQGLKRDSSVVGIHKPKDKDSLDLKDENAPEVEQGTEDVKMSSDVETQEKTNAEGEEEKGATDTTQHAKSVDQHANEIWTSFKKRVIHKSKRAADTGGAEEEPAGEQEQTDEPQAGKDSGKTAKAKRTHFNRAVSLKNFILRKGKSTSMGTGEGTTMPKESDGTGENEAKDMDVLDDTAGATDVPQTVTEEQTVAQSESNNEAQVAGELKSSDGEETSHTSTPHGQPSDNSHAVVSVPEGGCQTEPKANGENGCLDATSEDTTAHNHDATIQNDVKEEETNQENIDSSGKTCPKDGKILNQDGKFDAVNAVAQSEKKAGNV